The following are encoded together in the Bacillus sp. NP157 genome:
- a CDS encoding DUF1697 domain-containing protein yields the protein MPAFIALLRAVNVGGTGKLPMAELKAMCEAEGFLAVKTYIASGNVVFTSTLKEKAVKAALEARLAA from the coding sequence ATGCCCGCTTTCATCGCCCTGCTCCGCGCCGTGAACGTCGGCGGCACCGGGAAGCTACCGATGGCCGAGTTGAAGGCCATGTGCGAGGCGGAGGGCTTCCTTGCGGTAAAGACCTATATCGCCAGTGGCAATGTGGTGTTTACCTCCACGCTCAAGGAGAAGGCCGTCAAGGCCGCCCTTGAGGCCCGCCTGGCGGCTTAG
- a CDS encoding TonB-dependent receptor — protein MSSRTIRPHRIALAVALGLAAVPVAFGQSTTGGLFGQAPVAPGQTVVITSDTGLSREVAVDERGRYSAGQLPLGTYTVSLRANGQTVDTRNNISLKVGAGTEVSFVSTAANAQDLGGMTVSASALARIDVSTIDSRTVVTSEQLAKLPLGRNSEAIALLAPGVVNNGGNFRGATGNSLVSFGGSAASENAYYVNGFATTDPLQGFGGLSLPYGAIEQQEVYTGGYSAQYGRSDGGVINVVGKRGTNEWHFGAQVLWEPAFARAAPRNRYYENGLPASPRAGNLYAPDSENGSDSTTVSAYAGGPLIKDKLFVFVAAEYQRQQGNTVNPVSGFTSTKPYEDYRYNSPRWYGKLDWNITDSNILEVTGASDKYETSGTVYDYNYATRTRLGRIGADDDTKNGGDLWTAKYTGYITDDLTVSAQYGKLHTTAYDSPGGYDPTLTYVDGIVNQNPALNGGAPRGNSQTVSSLLPPGKGNRTTNTRIDITYKIGDHTITAGMDNQTATAIDQGSVTSGPNGYSWTYGQGDPNTPISTGLGVPATGGFPNGAGGYYVIQNINSSLATVRSAQRAQYIEDKWQVSDRWLLSFGIRNDQFKNYNADGDAFITQHKPQWAPRLGASWDVTGDATFKVYANAGRYYLGLPLNPALNAAGGALTTSQYFTYGGIAADGTPTGLTAISVPVAANNTFGQLPDPKTVTTKGLKSEYQDEFILGFTKTLGSDWVYGAKATQRTLRNAIDDYCDIDLVLAKAQSLGYDVTTDSNPVSCWLFNPGKANTFNLVDTSGNYVSVPLSNKEFGFQGLKRRYYALESFLEHPFADGWYGKVSYTFSRSYGNTEGQLRSDLFRESRGTGQTAVSTTQDWDNSYIMVNTNGVQNNDHKHQLKFFGYYQFTSEWLASANLSLISGAPKPCLGYFGEDRTDPAGYGNSYHFCYGEPSPPGSHGRLPWVRQLDLGVTYRPAFAASRLAFNLNVFNVTNEQKVLAIFPNSESSPNLNNPLYGTPTSMQQPRYARLSVNYDY, from the coding sequence ATGTCCAGTCGCACCATCCGCCCCCACCGCATCGCGCTCGCCGTGGCCCTGGGCCTGGCCGCCGTGCCCGTGGCTTTTGGCCAGTCCACCACCGGCGGCCTGTTCGGCCAGGCCCCCGTGGCCCCGGGGCAGACGGTCGTCATCACCAGCGACACCGGCCTGAGCCGCGAGGTCGCGGTGGACGAACGGGGCCGCTACAGCGCCGGCCAGCTGCCGCTGGGCACGTACACCGTCAGCCTGCGCGCCAACGGCCAGACCGTGGATACCCGCAACAACATCTCGCTCAAGGTGGGCGCCGGTACCGAGGTCTCCTTCGTTTCCACGGCCGCGAACGCGCAGGACCTGGGCGGGATGACCGTGTCCGCCTCGGCGCTGGCGAGGATCGACGTGTCGACCATCGACTCGCGCACGGTGGTCACCTCCGAACAGCTGGCGAAGCTGCCGCTGGGACGCAACTCCGAAGCGATCGCCCTGCTCGCCCCGGGCGTGGTCAACAACGGCGGTAACTTCCGCGGCGCCACCGGCAACTCGCTGGTGAGTTTCGGTGGCTCGGCGGCGAGTGAGAACGCGTATTACGTCAACGGCTTCGCCACCACCGATCCGCTGCAGGGCTTTGGCGGTCTTTCCCTGCCCTACGGCGCGATCGAACAGCAGGAGGTTTACACCGGCGGCTACAGCGCGCAATACGGTCGCTCCGACGGTGGCGTGATCAACGTGGTCGGCAAGCGCGGTACCAACGAATGGCACTTCGGTGCACAGGTGTTGTGGGAGCCCGCCTTCGCACGCGCGGCCCCGCGCAACCGCTATTACGAGAACGGCCTGCCCGCGTCGCCCCGTGCCGGCAACCTCTACGCGCCGGATAGCGAGAACGGCAGCGACAGCACCACGGTGAGCGCCTACGCGGGCGGCCCGCTGATCAAGGACAAGCTGTTCGTCTTCGTCGCGGCGGAATACCAGCGACAGCAGGGCAATACGGTGAATCCGGTGAGCGGCTTCACCAGCACGAAGCCTTACGAGGACTACCGCTACAACTCGCCGCGCTGGTACGGCAAGCTCGACTGGAACATCACCGACAGCAACATCCTCGAAGTCACCGGAGCGTCGGACAAGTACGAGACCTCGGGCACGGTGTATGACTACAACTACGCCACGCGCACGCGGCTGGGCCGGATCGGTGCGGACGACGACACCAAGAACGGTGGCGACCTGTGGACGGCGAAGTACACCGGCTACATCACCGACGACCTGACCGTCAGCGCCCAGTACGGCAAGTTGCACACCACGGCCTACGACTCACCCGGTGGCTACGATCCCACGCTCACCTACGTCGACGGCATCGTCAACCAGAATCCCGCGTTGAATGGCGGTGCGCCGCGTGGCAACTCGCAGACCGTGTCGAGCCTGCTCCCGCCCGGCAAGGGCAACCGTACGACCAATACCCGCATCGACATCACCTACAAGATCGGCGACCACACGATTACCGCCGGCATGGATAACCAGACGGCCACGGCGATCGACCAGGGCTCGGTGACCTCGGGCCCGAACGGCTACTCGTGGACCTACGGCCAGGGCGACCCGAACACGCCGATCTCGACCGGCCTGGGCGTACCCGCCACCGGCGGCTTCCCCAACGGCGCGGGTGGCTACTACGTCATCCAGAACATCAACAGCAGCCTGGCCACCGTGCGGTCCGCGCAGCGTGCGCAGTACATCGAAGACAAGTGGCAGGTGTCGGATCGCTGGCTGCTCTCCTTCGGCATCCGCAACGACCAGTTCAAGAACTACAACGCCGACGGCGATGCCTTCATCACCCAGCACAAGCCGCAGTGGGCCCCGCGCCTGGGTGCTAGCTGGGACGTGACGGGCGATGCGACGTTCAAGGTGTACGCCAACGCGGGCCGCTATTACCTCGGCCTGCCGCTGAATCCGGCGCTCAACGCGGCCGGCGGTGCACTCACCACCTCGCAGTACTTCACCTACGGCGGCATCGCGGCCGATGGCACGCCGACCGGGCTCACCGCGATCTCGGTGCCGGTGGCGGCCAACAATACGTTCGGCCAGTTGCCGGATCCGAAGACCGTCACCACCAAGGGGCTGAAGTCCGAGTACCAGGACGAGTTCATCCTCGGCTTCACCAAGACGCTGGGATCGGACTGGGTCTACGGCGCGAAAGCAACGCAGCGGACCTTGCGTAACGCCATCGACGACTATTGCGACATCGACCTGGTGCTCGCGAAGGCCCAGTCGCTGGGCTACGACGTGACGACCGACAGCAACCCGGTGAGCTGCTGGCTGTTCAACCCGGGCAAGGCCAACACCTTCAACCTCGTCGATACCTCGGGGAATTACGTGAGCGTGCCGCTGAGCAACAAGGAGTTCGGTTTCCAGGGTTTGAAGCGTCGTTACTACGCGCTGGAGAGCTTCCTCGAGCATCCGTTCGCGGATGGCTGGTACGGCAAGGTGAGCTATACGTTCTCGCGCAGCTACGGCAACACCGAAGGCCAGCTTCGCTCCGACCTGTTCCGCGAATCGCGCGGCACGGGCCAGACCGCGGTATCGACGACGCAGGACTGGGATAACAGCTACATCATGGTCAACACCAATGGTGTGCAGAACAACGATCACAAGCACCAGCTGAAGTTCTTCGGCTATTACCAGTTCACGTCCGAATGGCTGGCCAGCGCCAACCTCAGCCTGATCTCCGGCGCGCCGAAGCCGTGCCTTGGCTACTTTGGCGAAGACCGCACCGACCCGGCCGGTTACGGCAACAGCTATCACTTCTGCTACGGCGAACCGTCACCGCCCGGCAGCCATGGGCGGTTGCCCTGGGTCCGCCAGTTGGACCTGGGCGTGACCTATCGTCCGGCCTTCGCCGCATCGAGGCTCGCATTCAACCTCAACGTCTTCAACGTGACCAACGAGCAGAAGGTGCTGGCGATCTTCCCGAACAGCGAATCGAGCCCGAACCTGAATAACCCGCTGTACGGCACGCCGACGTCGATGCAGCAGCCGCGGTATGCGCGGTTGAGCGTTAATTACGATTATTGA
- a CDS encoding LysR family transcriptional regulator: MDRLQSMQIYTRVVEMQSFSRAADSLSLPPSRVTRVVKELETFLGVRLLQRTTRHISLTPDGLQYFDQCKRLLADIEAVEASFPGSAGKPRGRLRVDMTLSLARLVVLPRVREFLDGFPEVQLTLTASDRTVELVQEGVDCVIRAGTPEDSPTLVAKRIGAFEWITCASPAYLERHGTPSTLEDLASHQAVGYLSSRTARSLEWNFVVDGESRCITMPERLVVNDTDAYVTSAIEGLGLIRAGSYMVLQHLRSGRLRRVLANYAAPAAPLSVIYPRNRHLSPTVRAFVDWVAGVVGEAEPGWRFG, from the coding sequence ATGGATCGTCTCCAGTCGATGCAGATCTACACCCGGGTGGTGGAGATGCAGAGCTTCAGTCGCGCCGCCGACAGCCTCTCCCTGCCGCCCTCCCGAGTGACTCGCGTCGTCAAGGAACTGGAGACGTTCCTTGGTGTTCGCCTGCTGCAAAGGACGACGCGCCACATCAGCCTGACGCCGGATGGCCTGCAGTATTTCGACCAGTGCAAGCGCCTCCTGGCCGACATCGAAGCGGTTGAGGCGAGTTTCCCCGGCAGCGCCGGCAAGCCGCGCGGGCGACTGCGCGTGGACATGACGCTGTCGCTCGCACGCCTGGTCGTGCTTCCCCGCGTCAGGGAATTCCTCGACGGATTCCCCGAAGTGCAGCTGACCCTGACGGCCAGCGACCGCACGGTCGAGCTCGTCCAGGAAGGCGTCGATTGCGTTATCCGTGCCGGCACGCCGGAGGATTCGCCCACGCTGGTGGCGAAACGCATCGGCGCATTCGAATGGATCACCTGCGCATCGCCGGCCTACCTGGAACGGCACGGCACGCCGTCGACGCTCGAGGATCTCGCCAGCCACCAGGCCGTCGGCTATCTCTCCAGCCGCACCGCGCGTTCGCTGGAGTGGAACTTCGTCGTGGATGGCGAAAGCCGATGCATCACGATGCCCGAACGGCTGGTCGTCAACGACACCGATGCTTATGTGACGTCGGCGATCGAAGGGCTGGGCCTGATTCGCGCGGGTAGCTACATGGTGCTGCAGCATCTTCGCAGCGGCCGCCTGCGACGCGTGCTGGCCAACTACGCGGCACCCGCGGCGCCGTTGTCGGTGATCTATCCACGTAACCGGCACCTGTCGCCCACCGTGCGTGCCTTCGTCGACTGGGTCGCGGGCGTGGTGGGCGAAGCCGAGCCAGGCTGGCGATTCGGCTAG
- a CDS encoding glutathione S-transferase N-terminal domain-containing protein: MADLDSFPITARWPAKHPDRIQLYSLPTPNGVKASIMLEELGLPYEVHLVDIMKNESKLPEFESLNPNGKIPAMIDPNGPGGEAIGLFESGAILLYLAEKTGKFIPKDPAKKWETIQWVFFQMASIGPMFGQVGFFHKFAGREWEDKRPLQRYVDEAKRLLGVLDKQLAGQDWIVGDEYTIADIATLGWVNNLVTFYGARELVAFDQFENVIAWLERGTSRPGVERGLKIPARG; this comes from the coding sequence ATGGCCGACCTCGACTCGTTCCCGATCACCGCCCGCTGGCCGGCGAAGCACCCAGATCGCATCCAGCTGTATTCGTTGCCCACGCCGAACGGCGTGAAGGCGTCGATCATGCTCGAGGAGCTTGGCCTGCCGTACGAGGTACACCTCGTCGACATCATGAAGAACGAGAGCAAGCTGCCGGAGTTCGAGTCGCTGAACCCGAACGGCAAGATTCCGGCGATGATCGATCCGAATGGCCCAGGTGGCGAAGCCATCGGCCTGTTCGAATCCGGTGCCATCCTGCTCTACCTCGCCGAGAAGACCGGCAAGTTCATCCCGAAGGATCCGGCGAAGAAATGGGAAACCATCCAGTGGGTGTTCTTCCAGATGGCGAGCATCGGCCCGATGTTTGGCCAGGTGGGGTTCTTCCACAAGTTCGCCGGGCGCGAATGGGAAGACAAGCGGCCGCTGCAGCGTTATGTCGATGAAGCCAAGCGGTTGCTTGGGGTGCTGGACAAGCAGCTGGCCGGGCAGGACTGGATTGTCGGCGATGAGTACACGATCGCGGATATCGCCACGCTGGGTTGGGTGAATAACCTGGTGACGTTTTATGGCGCGCGGGAGCTGGTGGCGTTCGACCAGTTCGAGAACGTCATTGCATGGCTGGAGCGTGGGACGTCGCGGCCGGGAGTGGAGCGGGGGTTGAAGATTCCGGCGCGGGGGTAG
- a CDS encoding outer membrane beta-barrel protein, with protein sequence MKRKLILTALLLGAVPLAAHATDGGSGSSRSGGAQSGLFVHATFGKSSFNIDRNVQKDTHGRYGNALIGYRWAVADQFALGAEGGYAWLGHLGHRQYLPIAGSKNKALYTRDLDLRAYLLGGTFKWHIADQLSLVAHGGVAWNQARQRDRLIGPGLLRKSWVNASNTRPYFGVSLGYAVLPKLTLSIDATRYFANRVNYTDGRTQLLAVNTVGVGAEYAF encoded by the coding sequence ATGAAACGAAAGCTCATCCTTACCGCCCTGCTGCTGGGCGCCGTACCGTTAGCCGCGCACGCCACCGATGGCGGCAGCGGATCCTCCAGGTCGGGGGGCGCGCAAAGCGGCCTCTTCGTCCATGCCACCTTCGGGAAATCCTCGTTCAACATCGATCGCAACGTGCAGAAGGACACCCACGGCCGCTACGGCAATGCCTTGATCGGCTACCGCTGGGCCGTCGCCGACCAGTTCGCCCTGGGTGCCGAAGGCGGGTACGCGTGGCTTGGCCACCTGGGCCACCGCCAATACCTGCCCATCGCGGGCAGCAAGAACAAGGCGCTATACACCCGCGACCTCGACCTTCGCGCCTACCTCCTGGGCGGAACCTTCAAATGGCATATCGCCGACCAGCTTTCGCTGGTCGCCCATGGCGGCGTTGCCTGGAACCAGGCCCGCCAGCGCGACCGGCTCATCGGGCCCGGCCTGCTCAGGAAGTCGTGGGTCAACGCCAGCAACACTCGCCCGTACTTCGGCGTCAGCCTCGGCTACGCCGTCCTTCCCAAGCTGACCCTCAGCATCGATGCGACCCGCTACTTCGCGAACCGGGTAAATTACACCGACGGCCGTACGCAACTCCTGGCCGTTAACACCGTAGGCGTCGGCGCCGAATACGCCTTCTGA
- a CDS encoding porin family protein, whose translation MQKVLLSVAAATALSLASFSAAAVTQQGAFVSVNGGSSHYSVSHTSFDDNNDTAFGALAGYRWVVDRPFSLGVEVGYVDLGSMKASDDYSFPGQTDVYKAKFKGQALLVGANGKWDLPHGFTITAHAGLAHSRVKYSISEYVSPSQPGYTPYYSNHDSNDNGVYGGLGFGYDFNENLGLTLVYDHYATKAENITGDKRTVNVGVTGLSLEYRFW comes from the coding sequence ATGCAAAAGGTTCTGCTTTCGGTGGCTGCGGCCACCGCGCTCTCCCTCGCCTCGTTTTCCGCCGCCGCCGTGACCCAGCAGGGTGCATTCGTCAGCGTGAACGGTGGCAGCTCCCACTACAGCGTGAGCCACACCAGCTTCGACGACAACAACGACACCGCGTTCGGTGCCCTCGCGGGTTATCGCTGGGTGGTCGATCGTCCGTTCTCGCTCGGCGTCGAAGTGGGTTACGTCGACCTCGGTAGCATGAAGGCCAGCGACGACTACAGCTTCCCGGGCCAGACCGACGTCTACAAGGCGAAGTTCAAGGGCCAGGCGCTCCTCGTCGGTGCCAACGGCAAGTGGGATCTTCCGCACGGCTTCACCATCACGGCGCACGCCGGCCTTGCCCACTCGCGCGTGAAGTACTCGATCAGCGAGTACGTTTCGCCCAGCCAGCCGGGTTATACCCCGTATTACTCGAACCACGATTCGAACGATAACGGTGTGTACGGTGGCCTCGGCTTCGGCTACGACTTCAACGAGAACCTCGGCCTGACGCTGGTCTACGACCACTACGCCACCAAGGCGGAAAACATCACCGGCGACAAGCGTACGGTGAACGTCGGCGTGACCGGTCTCTCGCTGGAATATCGCTTCTGGTAA
- a CDS encoding DUF1697 domain-containing protein, translating into MVRTAAEMAAVLAANPFPDAPGNRVVAIFLDAPPPKDALASVRHQANEEIRLGKREIYVRYDDGMASSKLVIPAAKAGTARNINTVAKLTDLATALL; encoded by the coding sequence ATGGTCCGCACCGCCGCCGAAATGGCCGCCGTGCTCGCCGCCAATCCCTTCCCCGATGCGCCCGGCAACCGCGTGGTAGCCATCTTCCTCGATGCGCCACCGCCCAAAGACGCCCTGGCTTCGGTACGCCACCAGGCGAACGAGGAAATCCGCCTGGGCAAGCGTGAGATCTACGTCCGATACGACGACGGCATGGCCTCGTCCAAGCTGGTGATCCCAGCCGCCAAAGCCGGCACCGCGCGAAACATCAACACCGTCGCCAAACTAACCGACCTCGCCACCGCCCTCCTGTAG
- a CDS encoding efflux RND transporter periplasmic adaptor subunit, producing MNRSAKPRIAALAAAVALVVAGSAYWNGVPDAHAATAAPPPTVTFRAAEERTVSDSQDYTGRLEAVDLVDVRPRVAGTLLAVYFRDGQHVAAGDLLFTIDPAPYQAEKDRAEAAVAMAEERRRLAGSELARGQKLVEANAISRKEFDALDNAAREAAASLKGAQAALAQARLQLGYAQVRAPIAGRISRAEITTGNVVVAGGDATPLTRIVSDTALYASFNVDEQSYLHLIAPSLRAGRLPVAQVGLADDDGYPYAATVQAIDNQMDTRSGTVRVRARIDAVSPAMLPGLQARVRLQGGEPYRAVVVDDALVGTDQDRKFVLVVNAKDTIERRVVEPGVLQGRERVLRSGIEPGARVVVDGAFKAPPGTTVKAVAASNATASVADAGTRP from the coding sequence ATGAACCGCTCAGCCAAACCCCGAATCGCCGCCCTCGCGGCCGCCGTCGCCCTGGTGGTGGCGGGCAGCGCGTACTGGAACGGCGTCCCCGACGCGCACGCCGCCACGGCCGCGCCCCCGCCGACCGTCACCTTCCGCGCCGCCGAAGAACGCACCGTGTCGGACAGCCAGGACTACACCGGCCGCCTGGAGGCCGTCGACCTGGTCGATGTGCGGCCGCGGGTGGCCGGGACGCTGCTGGCCGTGTACTTCAGGGATGGCCAGCACGTGGCGGCGGGCGACCTGCTGTTCACGATCGATCCGGCGCCGTACCAGGCAGAGAAGGATCGGGCGGAAGCCGCCGTTGCCATGGCCGAAGAGCGCAGGCGCCTCGCAGGTAGCGAGCTGGCCCGTGGCCAGAAACTGGTCGAAGCCAATGCCATCTCGCGCAAGGAATTCGATGCGCTGGATAACGCGGCGCGCGAAGCCGCGGCGTCCCTGAAGGGCGCCCAGGCGGCACTCGCGCAGGCGCGGCTGCAACTCGGTTATGCGCAGGTCCGCGCACCCATCGCCGGGCGGATTTCACGCGCCGAGATCACCACGGGCAATGTCGTGGTGGCCGGTGGCGATGCGACGCCGCTGACCCGGATCGTTTCCGACACGGCCCTCTACGCCTCGTTCAACGTGGACGAGCAGAGCTACCTGCACCTGATCGCGCCGTCGCTCCGCGCGGGCCGGCTTCCCGTGGCCCAGGTCGGCCTCGCCGACGACGACGGCTATCCGTATGCGGCGACGGTGCAGGCCATCGACAACCAGATGGATACGCGCTCGGGCACCGTGCGCGTCCGCGCACGCATCGACGCGGTATCGCCGGCGATGCTGCCGGGCTTGCAGGCCCGGGTGCGCCTGCAGGGCGGCGAGCCCTACCGCGCCGTCGTCGTCGACGATGCCCTCGTCGGCACGGACCAGGATCGCAAGTTCGTCCTGGTCGTGAATGCAAAGGACACGATCGAGCGTCGCGTCGTCGAGCCCGGCGTCCTGCAGGGGCGTGAGCGGGTCTTGCGTAGCGGCATCGAGCCGGGTGCGCGCGTCGTCGTCGATGGGGCGTTCAAGGCACCGCCGGGCACCACGGTGAAAGCCGTGGCGGCCAGCAACGCCACGGCCAGCGTGGCCGATGCGGGGACGCGGCCATGA
- a CDS encoding LytTR family transcriptional regulator: protein MDEQPTAPGKDLDTAHRRRRWGMILFWAIVFASSAIGNTLTTSIDAERFHIPFATWHIAVNEFSSTLVSLLIVPFLLAACDRWPLHADTWRRYLPFYVLGSLLWCVLHVGGMDLLRWVGYAMGGDTFDPGNLALQFVYEYLKDIRTFFYIVAVTHAVEWFGRQIKGEASLLDVPDVGPPVEPVDRPERFLVRKLGRDFLVATADIEWAQASGNYVNLRVRGRDYPLRSTLAALEAKLDPATFVRAHRSYVVQLAQVTSIEPLDAGEARLHMADGTVLPCSRRYREALRAVAAGVEPGMARA from the coding sequence ATGGACGAACAGCCAACCGCACCCGGGAAAGACCTCGATACCGCCCATCGTCGCCGGCGCTGGGGCATGATCCTGTTCTGGGCGATCGTCTTCGCCAGCTCCGCGATCGGCAATACGCTGACCACGTCGATCGACGCCGAGCGCTTCCATATCCCGTTCGCCACCTGGCACATCGCCGTCAACGAGTTCAGCAGCACGCTGGTCTCGCTCCTGATCGTGCCCTTCCTGCTCGCCGCCTGCGACCGCTGGCCGCTGCACGCGGACACCTGGCGCCGCTACCTGCCGTTCTACGTCCTGGGCAGCCTGCTCTGGTGCGTGCTCCACGTCGGTGGCATGGACCTGCTGCGCTGGGTCGGCTACGCCATGGGCGGCGATACGTTCGACCCGGGCAACCTCGCGCTGCAGTTCGTCTACGAATACCTGAAAGACATCCGCACGTTCTTCTACATCGTGGCGGTGACCCACGCGGTGGAATGGTTCGGGCGCCAGATCAAGGGCGAAGCGAGCCTGCTCGACGTGCCCGACGTGGGACCGCCGGTGGAACCGGTCGACCGGCCCGAGCGTTTCCTCGTGCGCAAGCTCGGCCGCGATTTCCTGGTCGCCACCGCCGACATCGAATGGGCCCAGGCCTCGGGCAACTACGTGAACCTGCGCGTGCGCGGCCGCGACTATCCACTGCGGTCGACGCTGGCCGCGCTGGAAGCCAAGCTGGATCCGGCGACGTTCGTCCGCGCGCACCGCAGCTATGTCGTCCAGTTGGCCCAGGTGACCTCGATCGAGCCGCTGGACGCGGGCGAGGCCCGCCTGCACATGGCCGACGGCACCGTGCTGCCGTGCAGTCGCCGTTATCGCGAGGCCCTGCGCGCCGTGGCGGCGGGCGTGGAGCCCGGCATGGCCCGCGCCTGA